A single genomic interval of Leptospira montravelensis harbors:
- a CDS encoding YHYH protein: MNCASEKKDTDLTSLAILGLLGSSSEYTGTCTTTFGAGVPNWIQTSFTCVTVSVSGSNYVFKFTSVPTYKSIYWGSSSAGYESTMYVNSGQANAKNPNLIKSQNYTLTVPKDNQNTTATTSSFGMIGVSTNGIAIYNDQAAPGDSLSTEYYTFDSSQGHPTNTGSYHYHVEPPKISNNDSKLVGIAQDGYLIFGKKHDSTTTGLTTGFTLGGASSSTKCTGGGLDTAVPTTWAGATDYNTTKTSNTRYHYHVNNGSEVNGILLSGKLIGTGGSAN, translated from the coding sequence ATGAACTGTGCAAGTGAAAAAAAGGACACAGATTTAACTTCATTAGCTATACTTGGATTGCTAGGTAGTTCTTCTGAATATACGGGAACTTGTACAACGACCTTCGGTGCTGGAGTTCCTAATTGGATTCAGACAAGTTTTACTTGTGTGACTGTGTCTGTCAGCGGATCTAATTATGTATTTAAATTTACTTCCGTTCCTACCTACAAAAGTATCTATTGGGGTTCTTCTAGTGCCGGGTATGAATCGACTATGTATGTCAATTCGGGTCAGGCAAATGCTAAAAATCCTAATCTAATCAAATCACAAAACTATACCTTAACTGTTCCTAAAGATAACCAAAATACAACAGCAACAACTTCTAGCTTCGGAATGATTGGTGTATCTACCAACGGAATCGCCATTTACAATGACCAAGCAGCTCCTGGTGATTCCCTCTCTACCGAGTATTACACGTTTGATTCATCACAAGGTCACCCGACGAATACCGGTTCTTACCATTACCATGTAGAACCGCCGAAAATTTCCAACAACGATAGTAAATTGGTTGGTATAGCCCAAGACGGTTATTTGATTTTTGGAAAAAAACATGATTCGACTACAACGGGTTTAACCACTGGATTTACTTTAGGCGGAGCAAGTAGTAGTACAAAGTGCACTGGAGGCGGATTAGATACAGCCGTTCCAACGACTTGGGCGGGTGCAACCGATTATAATACTACCAAAACCTCAAACACTCGTTATCATTACCATGTGAATAATGGGTCTGAAGTGAATGGAATTCTCCTTTCTGGAAAACTCATTGGAACCGGCGGATCTGCAAACTAA